The following coding sequences lie in one Cucurbita pepo subsp. pepo cultivar mu-cu-16 chromosome LG13, ASM280686v2, whole genome shotgun sequence genomic window:
- the LOC111809329 gene encoding uncharacterized protein LOC111809329 produces the protein MEARSRSRTVAVAAAGGVSLREEIEMKLLLLDQSFLSCKVRIRTVNTRSYPPVRLTLILCVSWLSGLAAAYKLKSHGFNVTVLEADGRAGGKLRSVSYNGLIWDEGANTMTESEPEVQCLFDDLGLREKQQFPISQSKRYIVRNGLPISQSKRYIVRNGLPISQSKRYIVRNGLPISQSKRYIVRNGLPISQSKRYIVRNGLPISQSKRYIVRNGLPISQSKRYIVRNGLPISQSKRYIVRNGLPISQSKRYIVRNGLPISQSKRYIVRNGLPISQSKRYIVRNGLPISQSKRYIVRNGLPISQSKRYIVRNGLPISQSKRYIVRNGLPISQSKRYIVRNGLPISQSKRYIVRNGLPISQSKRYIVRNGLPISQSKRYIVRNGLPISQSKRYIVRNGLPISQSKRYIVRNGLPISQSKRYIVRNGLPISQSKRYIVRNGLPISQSKRYIVRNGLPISPSCYCLG, from the exons ATGGAAGCTCGTAGCAGAAGTCGAACAGTGGCTGTAGCAGCTGCAGGAGGAGTATctttgagagaagaaattgagaTGAAGCTTCTACTTCTCGATCAgtcctttctttcttgtaaAGTCAGAATCCGAACGGTGAATACCAGATCG TATCCTCCAGTGAGGCTGACTTTGATTTTGTGTGTATCATGGTTAAGTGGGCTCGCTGCAGCCTACAAATTGAAATCGCATGGCTTCAATGTTACGGTGCTTGAAGCGGATGGAAGAGCTGGAGGAAAGCTAAGAAGCGTCTCATACAATGGACTTATCTGGGATGAAGGAGCCAATACAATG ACTGAAAGTGAACCAGAGGTCCAGTGCTTATTTGATGATCTTGGACTTCGAGAGAAACAACAATTT CCAATTTCTCAAAGCAAACGATACATAGTGAGGAATGGTCTGCCAATTTCTCAAAGCAAACGATACATAGTGAGGAATGGTCTGCCAATTTCTCAAAGCAAACGATACATAGTGAGGAATGGTCTGCCAATTTCTCAAAGCAAACGATACATAGTGAGGAATGGTCTGCCAATTTCTCAAAGCAAACGATACATAGTGAGGAATGGTCTGCCAATTTCTCAAAGCAAACGATACATAGTGAGGAATGGTCTGCCAATTTCTCAAAGCAAACGATACATAGTGAGGAATGGTCTGCCAATTTCTCAAAGCAAACGATACATAGTGAGGAATGGTCTGCCAATTTCTCAAAGCAAACGATACATAGTGAGGAATGGTCTGCCAATTTCTCAAAGCAAACGATACATAGTGAGGAATGGTCTGCCAATTTCTCAAAGCAAACGATACATAGTGAGGAATGGTCTGCCAATTTCTCAAAGCAAACGATACATAGTGAGGAATGGTCTGCCAATTTCTCAAAGCAAACGATACATAGTGAGGAATGGTCTGCCAATTTCTCAAAGCAAACGATACATAGTGAGGAATGGTCTGCCAATTTCTCAAAGCAAACGATACATAGTGAGGAATGGTCTGCCAATTTCTCAAAGCAAACGATACATAGTGAGGAATGGTCTGCCAATTTCTCAAAGCAAACGATACATAGTGAGGAATGGTCTGCCAATTTCTCAAAGCAAACGATACATAGTGAGGAATGGTCTGCCAATTTCTCAAAGCAAACGATACATAGTGAGGAATGGTCTGCCAATTTCTCAAAGCAAACGATACATAGTGAGGAATGGTCTGCCAATTTCTCAAAGCAAACGATACATAGTGAGGAATGGTCTGCCAATTTCTCAAAGCAAACGATACATAGTGAGGAATGGTCTGCCAATTTCTCAAAGCAAACGATAC ATAGTGAGAAATGGTCTGCCAATTTCTCCTAGCTGCTACTGTTTGGGATGA
- the LOC111808983 gene encoding integrator complex subunit 9 homolog isoform X3 has product MEFTCLSRGGCFYFPPCHMLEVCGFRIQFDCPMDFSALPIFSPVPLDFYVISDEELSTHPGNGSFNFENVSEEKIENPLDVGSLIKAEPWYKIINNLRLWNPSFTDIVLISSPMGMLGLPFLTREKDFSAKIYATEATARLGKMMMDDLVAMHMEFKQFYGSEDDATPQWMRQEELELLHHALKEVAFGQDEADLGGWMPMYSAADVKDCMKKVETVRYGEEACYNGALVIKALSSGLEIGACNWTINGPKRNIAYISSSIFSSSNAMNFDYLALQEETIIYSDFSSVESMNDILNDTSGPLTDNLTALSSNEETLANLLSDPAESVGESERLSFICSCAVQSVESGGSVLIPINRLGVTLQLLEQISASLDYSNLKVPIYLISSVAEELLAFANVIPEWLSKQRQQKLFSGEPMFAFVDLLKEKRLHVFPAVHSPNLLINWQEPCVVFCPHWSLRLGPVVHLLRRWCGDPSSLLVLEGLDAELALLPFRPMSMKVLQCAFLSGIKLDKVRPLLKVLQPKVVMLPENLSRLINTNTESFTVFSYSEGETLRVPNLKDSLELEIAPDLAMSFCWRKLQQGNIDIARLKGELSLNCGKFKLLAENAHVATDQRALIHWGQPDLKKLLNVLSKMGIEGSLQQSDAESSNVGVIRIHGPTEAVIEIQESRTIISVADKKLSARIFDAVDSILDGV; this is encoded by the exons ATGGAATTT ACTTGTTTAAGCAGAGGTGGATGTTTCTATTTCCCACCATGTCATATGCTCGAGGTGTGTGGGTTTCGAATCCAATTTGACTGCCCTATGGACTTTTCAGCTCTCCCTATCTTCTCCCCTGTTCCTCttgatttttatgttatttcagACGAAGAATTATCAACTCATCCGGGCAATGGTTCTTTCAATTTCGAAAATGTATCTgaggaaaaaattgaaaacccaCTTGATGTGGGTTCTTTGATAAAAGCAGAGCCTTGGTACAAAATCATTAACAACTTGCGCCTCTGGAACCCCTCTTTCACTGATATTGTTTTGATTTCTAGTCCAATGGGCATGTTAGGACTTCCCTTTTTGACCCGAGAGAAGGATTTCTCTGCAAAG ATATATGCGACGGAAGCAACAGCAAGACTTGGAAAAATGATGATGGATGACCTTGTTGCAATGCATATGGAATTCAAACAGTTTTATGGATCTGAAGATGATGCCACCCCGCAGTGGATGAGGCAGGAAGAGCTAGAGCTGCTTCATCATGCGCTAAAAGAAGTGGCATTTGGGCAGGATGAAGCAGATCTTGGCGGTTGGATGCCCATGTACAG TGCAGCTGACGTTAAGGATTGCATGAAGAAGGTTGAAACTGTTAGATATGGGGAAGAAGCGTGCTATAACGGTGCACTAGTTATAAAGGCACTCAGCTCTGGTCTTGAAATTGGCGCTTGTAACTGGACCATTAATGGCCCAAAGAGAAACATTGCATATATTTCAAGTTCcatcttttcttcctccaatgcAATGAATTTTGATTACCTTGCCCTTCAGGAGGagacaattatttattctgATTTCTCATCTGTGGAATCTATGAATGACATATTGAACGATACAAGTGGCCCACTTACAGACAACTTAACGGCGCTCAG TAGTAATGAGGAAACTCTGGCAAATTTATTGAGTGATCCTGCTGAGAGCGTGGGGGAATCAGAAAGACTGTCTTTTATCTGTTCATGTGCTGTCCAGTCTGTTGAATCTGGAGGTTCAGTCCTTATTCCTATCAATCGACTTGGTGTAACCCTGCAACTTCTAGAGCAGATATCAGCTTCACTAGATTATTCAAATCTGAAG GTTCctatatatttgatttcttctgtAGCTGAGGAGTTGTTGGCATTTGCCAATGTTATACCAGAATGGTTATCCAAGCAAAGACAACAAAAg TTATTTTCTGGAGAGCCAATGTTTGCATTTGTCGATCTCCTTAAAGAGAAAAGACTTCACGTCTTTCCTGCAGTTCATTCACCCAACTTATT AATAAACTGGCAAGAACCATGTGTTGTATTTTGTCCTCACTGGAGCTTACGACTTGGTCCGGTGGTCCATTTGCTTCGACGTTGGTGTGGGGATCCCAGCTCGTTACTTGTTCTAGAG GGACTTGATGCTGAGCTTGCTCTCTTGCCGTTTAGGCCAATGAGTATGAAGGTCCTTCAATGTGCATTCCTATCTGGTATAAA GTTGGACAAGGTACGACCGTTGCTGAAGGTCTTGCAGCCAAAAGTTGTTATG CTTCCTGAGAATTTGAGCCGGCTGATCAATACAAATACAGAATCATTCACCGTCTTTTCGTACTCTGAAGGCGAAACCTTACGTGTACCAAACTTGAAAGACAGTTTAGAATTAGAGATTGCCCCGGACTTGGCTATGAGTTTCTGTTGGCGGAAGTTGCAGCAAGGAAATATAGACATCGCAAGGTTGAAAGGAGAGCTCTCATTAAACTGTGGGAAATTCAAGTTGTTAGCTGAAAATGCGCACGTAGCCACAGATCAGAGGGCACTAATACACTGGGGTCAGCCAGATCTGAAAAAGCTTCTGAATGTGTTATCAAAAATGGGTATTGAGGGATCTCTGCAGCAATCCGATGCCGAGTCGAGCAACGTTGGTGTAATACGCATACACGGTCCAACTGAGGCTGTGATAGAAATCCAAGAATCAAGGACTATAATTAGTGTTGCTGATAAGAAATTATCTGCTCGAATTTTCGACGCAGTAGATAGCATCTTGGATGGAGTTTAG
- the LOC111808983 gene encoding integrator complex subunit 9 isoform X2: MEFTCLSRGGCFYFPPCHMLEVCGFRIQFDCPMDFSALPIFSPVPLDFYVISDEELSTHPGNGSFNFENVSEEKIENPLDVGSLIKAEPWYKIINNLRLWNPSFTDIVLISSPMGMLGLPFLTREKDFSAKIYATEATARLGKMMMDDLVAMHMEFKQFYGSEDDATPQWMRQEELELLHHALKEVAFGQDEADLGGWMPMYSAADVKDCMKKVETVRYGEEACYNGALVIKALSSGLEIGACNWTINGPKRNIAYISSSIFSSSNAMNFDYLALQEETIIYSDFSSVESMNDILNDTSGPLTDNLTALSNEETLANLLSDPAESVGESERLSFICSCAVQSVESGGSVLIPINRLGVTLQLLEQISASLDYSNLKVPIYLISSVAEELLAFANVIPEWLSKQRQQKLFSGEPMFAFVDLLKEKRLHVFPAVHSPNLLINWQEPCVVFCPHWSLRLGPVVHLLRRWCGDPSSLLVLEKGLDAELALLPFRPMSMKVLQCAFLSGIKLDKVRPLLKVLQPKVVMLPENLSRLINTNTESFTVFSYSEGETLRVPNLKDSLELEIAPDLAMSFCWRKLQQGNIDIARLKGELSLNCGKFKLLAENAHVATDQRALIHWGQPDLKKLLNVLSKMGIEGSLQQSDAESSNVGVIRIHGPTEAVIEIQESRTIISVADKKLSARIFDAVDSILDGV, translated from the exons ATGGAATTT ACTTGTTTAAGCAGAGGTGGATGTTTCTATTTCCCACCATGTCATATGCTCGAGGTGTGTGGGTTTCGAATCCAATTTGACTGCCCTATGGACTTTTCAGCTCTCCCTATCTTCTCCCCTGTTCCTCttgatttttatgttatttcagACGAAGAATTATCAACTCATCCGGGCAATGGTTCTTTCAATTTCGAAAATGTATCTgaggaaaaaattgaaaacccaCTTGATGTGGGTTCTTTGATAAAAGCAGAGCCTTGGTACAAAATCATTAACAACTTGCGCCTCTGGAACCCCTCTTTCACTGATATTGTTTTGATTTCTAGTCCAATGGGCATGTTAGGACTTCCCTTTTTGACCCGAGAGAAGGATTTCTCTGCAAAG ATATATGCGACGGAAGCAACAGCAAGACTTGGAAAAATGATGATGGATGACCTTGTTGCAATGCATATGGAATTCAAACAGTTTTATGGATCTGAAGATGATGCCACCCCGCAGTGGATGAGGCAGGAAGAGCTAGAGCTGCTTCATCATGCGCTAAAAGAAGTGGCATTTGGGCAGGATGAAGCAGATCTTGGCGGTTGGATGCCCATGTACAG TGCAGCTGACGTTAAGGATTGCATGAAGAAGGTTGAAACTGTTAGATATGGGGAAGAAGCGTGCTATAACGGTGCACTAGTTATAAAGGCACTCAGCTCTGGTCTTGAAATTGGCGCTTGTAACTGGACCATTAATGGCCCAAAGAGAAACATTGCATATATTTCAAGTTCcatcttttcttcctccaatgcAATGAATTTTGATTACCTTGCCCTTCAGGAGGagacaattatttattctgATTTCTCATCTGTGGAATCTATGAATGACATATTGAACGATACAAGTGGCCCACTTACAGACAACTTAACGGCGCTCAG TAATGAGGAAACTCTGGCAAATTTATTGAGTGATCCTGCTGAGAGCGTGGGGGAATCAGAAAGACTGTCTTTTATCTGTTCATGTGCTGTCCAGTCTGTTGAATCTGGAGGTTCAGTCCTTATTCCTATCAATCGACTTGGTGTAACCCTGCAACTTCTAGAGCAGATATCAGCTTCACTAGATTATTCAAATCTGAAG GTTCctatatatttgatttcttctgtAGCTGAGGAGTTGTTGGCATTTGCCAATGTTATACCAGAATGGTTATCCAAGCAAAGACAACAAAAg TTATTTTCTGGAGAGCCAATGTTTGCATTTGTCGATCTCCTTAAAGAGAAAAGACTTCACGTCTTTCCTGCAGTTCATTCACCCAACTTATT AATAAACTGGCAAGAACCATGTGTTGTATTTTGTCCTCACTGGAGCTTACGACTTGGTCCGGTGGTCCATTTGCTTCGACGTTGGTGTGGGGATCCCAGCTCGTTACTTGTTCTAGAG AAGGGACTTGATGCTGAGCTTGCTCTCTTGCCGTTTAGGCCAATGAGTATGAAGGTCCTTCAATGTGCATTCCTATCTGGTATAAA GTTGGACAAGGTACGACCGTTGCTGAAGGTCTTGCAGCCAAAAGTTGTTATG CTTCCTGAGAATTTGAGCCGGCTGATCAATACAAATACAGAATCATTCACCGTCTTTTCGTACTCTGAAGGCGAAACCTTACGTGTACCAAACTTGAAAGACAGTTTAGAATTAGAGATTGCCCCGGACTTGGCTATGAGTTTCTGTTGGCGGAAGTTGCAGCAAGGAAATATAGACATCGCAAGGTTGAAAGGAGAGCTCTCATTAAACTGTGGGAAATTCAAGTTGTTAGCTGAAAATGCGCACGTAGCCACAGATCAGAGGGCACTAATACACTGGGGTCAGCCAGATCTGAAAAAGCTTCTGAATGTGTTATCAAAAATGGGTATTGAGGGATCTCTGCAGCAATCCGATGCCGAGTCGAGCAACGTTGGTGTAATACGCATACACGGTCCAACTGAGGCTGTGATAGAAATCCAAGAATCAAGGACTATAATTAGTGTTGCTGATAAGAAATTATCTGCTCGAATTTTCGACGCAGTAGATAGCATCTTGGATGGAGTTTAG
- the LOC111808983 gene encoding integrator complex subunit 9 homolog isoform X1 — MEFTCLSRGGCFYFPPCHMLEVCGFRIQFDCPMDFSALPIFSPVPLDFYVISDEELSTHPGNGSFNFENVSEEKIENPLDVGSLIKAEPWYKIINNLRLWNPSFTDIVLISSPMGMLGLPFLTREKDFSAKIYATEATARLGKMMMDDLVAMHMEFKQFYGSEDDATPQWMRQEELELLHHALKEVAFGQDEADLGGWMPMYSAADVKDCMKKVETVRYGEEACYNGALVIKALSSGLEIGACNWTINGPKRNIAYISSSIFSSSNAMNFDYLALQEETIIYSDFSSVESMNDILNDTSGPLTDNLTALSSNEETLANLLSDPAESVGESERLSFICSCAVQSVESGGSVLIPINRLGVTLQLLEQISASLDYSNLKVPIYLISSVAEELLAFANVIPEWLSKQRQQKLFSGEPMFAFVDLLKEKRLHVFPAVHSPNLLINWQEPCVVFCPHWSLRLGPVVHLLRRWCGDPSSLLVLEKGLDAELALLPFRPMSMKVLQCAFLSGIKLDKVRPLLKVLQPKVVMLPENLSRLINTNTESFTVFSYSEGETLRVPNLKDSLELEIAPDLAMSFCWRKLQQGNIDIARLKGELSLNCGKFKLLAENAHVATDQRALIHWGQPDLKKLLNVLSKMGIEGSLQQSDAESSNVGVIRIHGPTEAVIEIQESRTIISVADKKLSARIFDAVDSILDGV, encoded by the exons ATGGAATTT ACTTGTTTAAGCAGAGGTGGATGTTTCTATTTCCCACCATGTCATATGCTCGAGGTGTGTGGGTTTCGAATCCAATTTGACTGCCCTATGGACTTTTCAGCTCTCCCTATCTTCTCCCCTGTTCCTCttgatttttatgttatttcagACGAAGAATTATCAACTCATCCGGGCAATGGTTCTTTCAATTTCGAAAATGTATCTgaggaaaaaattgaaaacccaCTTGATGTGGGTTCTTTGATAAAAGCAGAGCCTTGGTACAAAATCATTAACAACTTGCGCCTCTGGAACCCCTCTTTCACTGATATTGTTTTGATTTCTAGTCCAATGGGCATGTTAGGACTTCCCTTTTTGACCCGAGAGAAGGATTTCTCTGCAAAG ATATATGCGACGGAAGCAACAGCAAGACTTGGAAAAATGATGATGGATGACCTTGTTGCAATGCATATGGAATTCAAACAGTTTTATGGATCTGAAGATGATGCCACCCCGCAGTGGATGAGGCAGGAAGAGCTAGAGCTGCTTCATCATGCGCTAAAAGAAGTGGCATTTGGGCAGGATGAAGCAGATCTTGGCGGTTGGATGCCCATGTACAG TGCAGCTGACGTTAAGGATTGCATGAAGAAGGTTGAAACTGTTAGATATGGGGAAGAAGCGTGCTATAACGGTGCACTAGTTATAAAGGCACTCAGCTCTGGTCTTGAAATTGGCGCTTGTAACTGGACCATTAATGGCCCAAAGAGAAACATTGCATATATTTCAAGTTCcatcttttcttcctccaatgcAATGAATTTTGATTACCTTGCCCTTCAGGAGGagacaattatttattctgATTTCTCATCTGTGGAATCTATGAATGACATATTGAACGATACAAGTGGCCCACTTACAGACAACTTAACGGCGCTCAG TAGTAATGAGGAAACTCTGGCAAATTTATTGAGTGATCCTGCTGAGAGCGTGGGGGAATCAGAAAGACTGTCTTTTATCTGTTCATGTGCTGTCCAGTCTGTTGAATCTGGAGGTTCAGTCCTTATTCCTATCAATCGACTTGGTGTAACCCTGCAACTTCTAGAGCAGATATCAGCTTCACTAGATTATTCAAATCTGAAG GTTCctatatatttgatttcttctgtAGCTGAGGAGTTGTTGGCATTTGCCAATGTTATACCAGAATGGTTATCCAAGCAAAGACAACAAAAg TTATTTTCTGGAGAGCCAATGTTTGCATTTGTCGATCTCCTTAAAGAGAAAAGACTTCACGTCTTTCCTGCAGTTCATTCACCCAACTTATT AATAAACTGGCAAGAACCATGTGTTGTATTTTGTCCTCACTGGAGCTTACGACTTGGTCCGGTGGTCCATTTGCTTCGACGTTGGTGTGGGGATCCCAGCTCGTTACTTGTTCTAGAG AAGGGACTTGATGCTGAGCTTGCTCTCTTGCCGTTTAGGCCAATGAGTATGAAGGTCCTTCAATGTGCATTCCTATCTGGTATAAA GTTGGACAAGGTACGACCGTTGCTGAAGGTCTTGCAGCCAAAAGTTGTTATG CTTCCTGAGAATTTGAGCCGGCTGATCAATACAAATACAGAATCATTCACCGTCTTTTCGTACTCTGAAGGCGAAACCTTACGTGTACCAAACTTGAAAGACAGTTTAGAATTAGAGATTGCCCCGGACTTGGCTATGAGTTTCTGTTGGCGGAAGTTGCAGCAAGGAAATATAGACATCGCAAGGTTGAAAGGAGAGCTCTCATTAAACTGTGGGAAATTCAAGTTGTTAGCTGAAAATGCGCACGTAGCCACAGATCAGAGGGCACTAATACACTGGGGTCAGCCAGATCTGAAAAAGCTTCTGAATGTGTTATCAAAAATGGGTATTGAGGGATCTCTGCAGCAATCCGATGCCGAGTCGAGCAACGTTGGTGTAATACGCATACACGGTCCAACTGAGGCTGTGATAGAAATCCAAGAATCAAGGACTATAATTAGTGTTGCTGATAAGAAATTATCTGCTCGAATTTTCGACGCAGTAGATAGCATCTTGGATGGAGTTTAG
- the LOC111808988 gene encoding uncharacterized protein LOC111808988 yields the protein MDGGGAAARPMLGSCGKTIIHPIMMRFRPIAPKPVVGPSVSLGTSSVDSKNSSISKPRTKRKYVRVRRYNRKKKTTRNTTGSTDGNKNGEFVDRTTTTTTTLKLLPERHIELVGGGGRSEWSEKKREVERMENDVVLVSDPKRGALELWVTVECVREACMDLEVEEGEIGCTDEERIKNLEEDTCPGFISNGMNRVEWLNKAFKRMVRQKRERERQEETRSGSESGGAAEVAVWLISNPKLGMTSPVFSCQIKLQFKRDTEMEKDSKVVPCDAWRLDRGGFAWKLDVKAALTLAPFLPEDFY from the coding sequence ATGGATGGTGGTGGAGCAGCGGCGCGCCCCATGCTTGGATCTTGTGGTAAGACGATTATCCATCCGATAATGATGAGATTCCGCCCGATTGCGCCTAAGCCTGTCGTCGGACCCTCTGTTTCCCTTGGTACATCGTCAGTAGACAGCAAGAACTCCTCGATTTCCAAACCACGGACGAAGAGGAAGTACGTTAGGGTTAGGAGATATaataggaagaagaaaactaCGAGGAACACCACCGGCAGTACCGACGGTAACAAAAACGGCGAGTTCGTGGATcggacgacgacgacgacgacgacacTGAAACTGCTACCGGAGCGACATATAGAGTTGGTTGGCGGTGGCGGCAGATCTGAGTGGTCggagaagaaaagggaagTTGAGAGGATGGAAAACGACGTAGTATTGGTATCAGATCCGAAACGTGGAGCGTTGGAGTTGTGGGTAACGGTGGAATGCGTGAGGGAGGCATGCATGGATCTGGAAGTGGAGGAGGGAGAGATAGGGTGCACGGACGAGGAGAGGATAAAGAATCTAGAAGAGGACACGTGTCCGGGGTTCATATCGAACGGGATGAATAGAGTGGAGTGGTTGAACAAGGCATTCAAGAGGATGGTAAGGcaaaaaagggaaagggaaaggcaAGAGGAAACGAGAAGCGGGAGTGAGTCAGGAGGAGCAGCAGAAGTAGCGGTGTGGTTGATATCAAACCCAAAACTGGGTATGACCAGCCCAGTGTTTAGCTGCCAAATAAAGCTGCAGTTCAAAAGAGACACCGAAATGGAGAAGGACTCCAAAGTGGTGCCCTGTGACGCCTGGAGATTGGACCGCGGTGGATTTGCATGGAAACTAGACGTCAAAGCCGCCCTCACTttggctccttttcttccagaggatttttattga
- the LOC111808984 gene encoding serine/threonine-protein phosphatase 6 regulatory ankyrin repeat subunit C-like, giving the protein MPPTYFPLRWESTGDQWWYASPIDWAAANGHYDLVRELLRLDSNHLIKLTSLRRIRRLETVWDDEEQYHDVAKCRSEVSRKLLLESESKKGKNSLIRAGYGGWLIYTAASAGDLGFVQELLQRNPLLVFGEGEYGVTDILYAAARSKNNEVFRILYDFAVSPRFSTGRDGILEEHIGEIPAVYKWEMMNRGVHAAARGGNLKILKDLLADCSDVLACRDAQGSTILHAAAGRGQVEVVKYLVQTFPIIKSIDHQGNTALHIAACRGQLAAVEALIAASPSSISLRNKAGETFLHKAISGFQTPAFRRLDRQIDLLKNVICGKVHNMDAIINARNNDGRTALHMAAIGNVHSDLVQLLMTARSIDLNVRDMDSMTPLDYLKQNTHSASADILIRQLISAGGMFGCHDYKMRKAIASRLKMQEIGSSPGTCFRVSDNEILLYTGIENVSDIIPDHGSAGMSSSSVEFSPYDSTNENPNTSSTIKKSGSVNSAAQRLKSVFHWPRIKDKKKSETSKKQMDEGSIEESQKKYSSSDEAPPPLRQRFSKPLALPNNKRTLSVRSNQSSPSAKKKHATGLMRGVAQGMPHIVIPHRSRSSSFSKSSLSSPGSVDKLKGICFDSDGAGPSCSNQAIDNQTPNLKKQGSVDRKLRSQYFCFGAGSLIGKTTVSKQQQSQSYKLPVVSVT; this is encoded by the exons atGCCTCCGACGTATTTCCCTCTCCGGTGGGAGAGCACCGGCGACCAGTGGTGGTACGCTTCTCCGATCGATTGGGCGGCTGCCAATGGTCATTATGATTTGGTCCGGGAGCTCCTTCGGTTAGACAGCAACCACCTCATCAAACTTACATCTCTCCGCCGGATTCGTCGCCTCGAGACCGTTTGGGACGACGAAGAACAGTATCACGACGTCGCAAAATGCCGCTCTGAGGTCTCTCGAAAACTCTTACTGGAGTCCGAATCGAAGAAGGGGAAAAACTCCCTAATCCGGGCTGGCTACGGCGGGTGGTTGATTTACACCGCCGCTTCCGCAGGCGATTTGGGGTTCGTTCAAGAACTGCTCCAGAGAAACCCTTTACTTGTTTTCGGAGAAGGAGAATATGGGGTCACTGATATCCTCTACGCCGCCGCCCGGAGTAAGAACAATGAAGTATTTCGGATTCTATATGATTTTGCAGTCTCCCCGAGATTCTCGACCGGGAGAGATGGGATTTTGGAGGAGCATATCGGAGAGATTCCAGCCGTTTATAAATGGGAAATGATGAACAGAGGTGTTCATGCCGCCGCCAGAGGAGGTAACTTAAAGATTTTGAAGGACCTTCTTGCGGATTGCTCCGACGTGTTGGCTTGCAGGGATGCCCAAGGATCTACAATTTTACATGCAGCCGCTGGAAGAGGACAAGTCGAG GTGGTTAAATATCTTGTCCAAACATTCCCTATCATCAAATCCATAGATCATCAGGGAAACACAGCCTTGCATATTGCTGCTTGCAGGGGCCAATTGGCTGCAGTTGAGGCTCTTATTGCAGCATCTCCCTCATCCATCTCTCTAAGAAACAAAGCTGGTGAAACTTTTTTGCATAAAGCCATTTCTGGCTTCCAAACTCCTGCTTTTCGTCGACTTGACCGACAAATTGATCTTTTGAAGAATGTGATTTGTGGCAAAGTTCATAACATGGATGCCATTATCAATGCCAGAAACAACGATGGAAGGACTGCTCTTCACATGGCTGCCATTGGGAATGTTCACTCTGATCTCGTACAACTTTTGATGACTGCTCGGTCCATTGACTTGAACGTTCGAGACATGGATAGCATGACGCCGCTTGATTATCTTAAACAAAATACACATTCTGCATCAGCCGACATATTAATAAGGCAGCTGATTTCAGCTGGAGGAATGTTTGGTTGTCATGACTATAAAATGAGAAAGGCCATAGCTTCACGGTTGAAGATGCAGGAAATTGGAAGCAGTCCTGGGACCTGTTTTCGAGTCTCGGACAATGAAATATTGTTGTATACAGGCATTGAGAATGTGTCGGATATCATACCGGATCATGGCAGTGCAGGAATGAGCTCTTCCTCAGTTGAGTTTAGTCCATACGATTCAACAAATGAGAATCCCAACACTTCATCAACTATTAAGAAATCTGGTTCTGTAAACTCTGCAGCACAACGATTGAAAAGTGTCTTCCATTGGCCTCGAATCaaagacaagaagaaaagTGAGACGTCAAAGAAGCAAATGGATGAGGGCTCCATTGAAGAATCACAGAAGAAATACAGCAGTTCAGATGAAGCTCCACCCCCTTTAAGGCAAAGGTTTTCAAAGCCATTGGCTCTTCCCAACAACAAACGAACACTTTCAGTTAGGAGCAATCAATCCAGCCCGTCTGCTAAGAAGAAGCATGCTACTGGTCTAATGCGCGGAGTGGCTCAAGGCATGCCACACATAGTCATTCCCCATCGATCCCGGTCTAGCTCATTTTCGAAATCATCACTTTCTTCACCGGGGTCAGTAGATAAACTGAAGGGCATTTGTTTTGACAGTGATGGTGCAGGCCCATCTTGTTCAAACCAAGCCATTGACAACCAAACACCGAATCTCAAGAAACAAGGCTCAGTGGATAGGAAGTTGAGGAGCCAGTATTTCTGTTTTGGTGCAGGAAGCCTAATTGGGAAGACCACAGTTAGCAAGCAGCAGCAGAGCCAGAGTTACAAGCTTCCAGTGGTTTCGGTAACGTAG